The Primulina eburnea isolate SZY01 chromosome 18, ASM2296580v1, whole genome shotgun sequence genome segment cgctaatagcgacgttttattataaaccgtcgctaacaagcgctcgagcggtatttaTTCACCATTCGAGCGCGACTAGTTCTGGAGGATTTCCCACAtagtgccgcgcccgagcggtatttTTTCACCGCTCGTGCGCGGATTCTTCTGGAGAACGCGGTCCGCTTTTGGAAATTCACCAGAACAtaccgcgcccgagcggtgaaaAAATACCTCTCGGGTTcgcatttgcgacggttttgtttAAAACCTTCGCAAAAGGCGACGGTTTATTGGCGACGGTGTCTCTAACCGTCGCAAAAAGCGACAGAGgttcaaaaaccgtcgcgaaTTCCAGACCTACAGCTCTTTTCACGCACTCGCGGTGAAAAAATACCGCTCGGGCTTAGTTACAATGAGAGAAATTGTCCAAAATTAATAATGCGTTCCACAAACCAATTAAACTTATGAGTAATTgaacaaaattaattaaaaaaaatggaaaaaaagaCATTAATAGTCTTTAAACATATCAAACCTCAGTACAAATTAACAAAATACTTCATCGATGTTGTCTATGTCTAGAAACGGCTGTGTCCATCTCGTTCCTCAATCGCGTTGTTCTGTCTCTACCAACTCTTCTTCTCTCACGTCTAACAGGGTTGTGGTGCAACTCAAATGTTGGAGGATCCCAGTATCGCTCATCTGCAAGTGGTTGAAATTGTGCTTCGTACATTGCCAAATACTCTGATATGTTATACCAGGGCTGCACAAGTGTCGTGGGATCCAATGAGTGCTACTTAGCTGTGCAAATAGCATGAGAACATGGGATGCCAAAAATGGTCCATTTACCACATGAACAATCACTGGTTGATAACTTGACGACCTGCATATGTTGGCCACGACTTGGTCTTCCTACAGTTGCGACCGAAGCAGTTTGCTCACGTACATCGTATTTGGCAACACGATGTTCACTAGATTTTCTCGACCATTCCTCAAACTTCCGACATGCATAATCTGACCACAACTGATTTTCCTGAACCATACGACCACCTTTTGTCACACGCTCAATAAAATATTGTACGCACCTCAGAAGTGTCAGGTGTACTATGGCAGATATTGGAAGTCTACGAGCACCCTTCAACACACTGTTTAAACACTCTGACATATTGGTTGTCATCACCCCACGACGCCAACCACCGTCATGAGCCAAGCTCCATTTCTCTTTTGCAATTCCATCCAAATATCGGTGagccaaaatgtttttttgtTTGATTGCCTCCATTATTGATtcaaacttacaaatttgattCTGTGTGCCTGCCGCCCAGCATAAATCTTTCAAATGCACGTCTTTGAATTTAGCATTGAAGTTTGAACAAACATGTCTCAAACAAAAACGATGCACACCGTAAGGAGGTTGAAAATACGGTAGATCTGCAGTTGCTCGAACGATTCCTTTATGCCTATCAGAAATAGGACACACACCATTTTCACCACGAACAACATGTTTTCCTAAGTTCTCCAAGAACCATTTCCAAGAATCAATTGTCTCTTCATCAACAATAGCAAATGCTAGCGGTAGAACCTGATTGTTCGCATCCAGAGTAACAGCGATCAACATTTTGTGCTTGTATTTGGTATACAAGTGTGTACCATCGACACTAATTATTTTCCGACAATGCCGAAAACCATCAACACATTGCCTGAATGCCCAAAAAACATAGTTCAGTGTCTGACTCATTTCATTGTGGACTCTGAGATGCTTCCACTCCACAGCTGTTCCCGAATTATATTTGCACAAAGCACACATATATTTGGGAAGTAATTGAACGGAGCTCTCCCATGTACCATAAGCAATTTCCATAGCACGTTTCAAACTACGCCATGCCTTTGTGTACGAGATTTGATATCCATATTTATCTTTCACATTTTCGATGATATACTTAATCTCGTAAGCAGGATCACAACGAACAACTCCCAGTAGCGTGTGTGCCACCATATCACTGTTCAAATTCTTATGGTCTACACCAACAGAGGTAGATATACATGTGTGAGGCCCgccatattttgttattttccaaTAATCAGTCTTGGCCTTCAAAGAAGCGCGAAGTCCCCATCGACAAATGACCGTAGAAGAATTGTTTTTACAACGTAACTTCCACAAACTGCATGTGCTTTCCACAACACGGTACTCACGCCTAACAACTCTGACTGAATAATCTTTCACAGATGCAATAAGATCATTCTTATCTTTAAATAACATATTAACGCATAATTCACCACTATCCGGATTGTAATAGCTTGATTGCACTCCAGAAGGTACATCGACAGAATCAGGACGCTCTTCCccaaaaaatttattgaaaaacGATGGCATTTCAGAAGTGTTTGAAAGAAATGGTACGGTCTGCCTCTGTAATGTGTCACGAGGGGGTTGTCGAGATGATGTCCCCTCATCTGGATTTGTAAAAGTATTCACTTCATCATCAACATTCAATT includes the following:
- the LOC140819104 gene encoding uncharacterized protein → MSFNDVSGSWDQYINVSSEQNNAPYWPHPTLDTSTRCPDQANNDDIWRTDSEPDMSYSESEDEELNVDDEVNTFTNPDEGTSSRQPPRDTLQRQTVPFLSNTSEMPSFFNKFFGEERPDSVDVPSGVQSSYYNPDSGELCVNMLFKDKNDLIASVKDYSVRVVRREYRVVESTCSLWKLRCKNNSSTVICRWGLRASLKAKTDYWKITKYGGPHTCISTSVGVDHKNLNSDMVAHTLLGVVRCDPAYEIKYIIENVKDKYGYQISYTKAWRSLKRAMEIAYGTWESSVQLLPKYMCALCKYNSGTAVEWKHLRVHNEMSQTLNYVFWAFRQCVDGFRHCRKIISVDGTHLYTKYKHKMLIAVTLDANNQVLPLAFAIVDEETIDSWKWFLENLGKHVVRGENGVCPISDRHKGIVRATADLPYFQPPYGVHRFCLRHVCSNFNAKFKDVHLKDLCWAAGTQNQICKFESIMEAIKQKNILAHRYLDGIAKEKWSLAHDGGWRRGVMTTNMSECLNSVLKGARRLPISAIVHLTLLRCVQYFIERVTKGGRMVQENQLWSDYACRKFEEWSRKSSEHRVAKYDVREQTASVATVGRPSRGQHMQVVKLSTSDCSCGKWTIFGIPCSHAICTAK